GGCAAATCGAGGCAAAGTATCTCGTGGCCTGTGACGGTGCACGAAGTCCCATCCGCGAACAGCTCGGCATCAAGCGCGATGGAGTTGGCTTCTTGCAGACTCTCCGCAGCATCCTCTTCCGCTGCGCCCCGATTGACCATTATCTCGACCGTGGTTACTCTCAGTTTCAGATCGAGGGTCGAGAGGATGGCTTCAAGGGCTTCATGACAAATTATGGTGAAAGGCGATGGGCTCTGATGTGGAACCCGACAGAAGGATCTTCAGACAACCCCATGGACGAGGCTACACAGAAGGACTCTATCCGGAAGGCCATCGGAAAGGATATACCCGACAGCGACATCGAGCTCATCACAACAGGCGAGTGGGATCTCTGTGGTCTCGTAGCCGAAAAGTTCTCCTCTGGCCGCATCTTTCTCGCTGGTGATGCCGCACATGCCCTCCCGCCTAACAGAGGAGGTTACGGCGCCAACACTGGTATCTCGGATGCCCACAACCTCGCCTGGAAGCTCGCCGCCATTCTTAAGGGACACTCTAGCCCAGAGCTTCTGGACACGTATGATGCAGAGCGTCATCCTGTGGCTCTGGTGCGTCACGATCAGATTTTTGCACGGGATGACTACCAGCGGTTCCTGGTCGATCGGGAGTGGAAGTCAGAGGGCGTGCAGATCCTAGATGACGTTGCCATGGAATTCGGACAGATTTATCATTCTAAATCCATCAGTGGAGCAGACGAGAACTTGCCACCCGCTAAAAGACCCGATGAGTGGCAAGGACAGCCTGGAACACGGGCACCACACATCTTGATgcagagaggaggagaaaccATCTCAAGCCTGGACCTGTTTGGTCAGGGCTGGGTCCTCGTCTCCAAGGATGAAGCATGGAGGACTACTGCCGAGGAGGCAACGGGTATCGAGTGCAGCTTTGTCAAGATTGGCGATGAGGTCGATGAGACGAACCAGGGGGAATTCAGCGAGGCGTTTGGTGTGGACGACACTGGAGCTGTACTCGTGCGACCTGATGGCTACATTGCCTGGAGAGCAGCGACGAAACCTCAAGATGGGCTTGATTCGTTGAGGGAAGTTCTTGCGCGTGTATCATGCTCTGTTGTTTAGGAGCGAACTGCATATGTGATGCAGGAGAGTGGAGGAATTCTCTCAGTAATAGCAGAAAACCAAGAGAGTAATAATTGCGCAAACATAGAGAAAATAGATCAATCTCATCATATTTACCAATCAATTTTCAATGTTTATTTCCTGTTGCTAGTCAATACCTGCAAGAAAAGGTCTGTATCCCCTCGCCCAGCAACCCGGGCCAAAAGCAATTCCACCATCTATCTACAAGGCCGATCCCAGAGGCCATCGCTTACACTTGCTCGGCCAAAAAGGTCGCATATGTTGTCGTAGAAACGCGTCTTTTCAGCCGGCCCGCTCTCTTTTTCGCCCGCATATGCAGAATGCAAATGTGGCCGCTTGTGCAGGTCAGGAATAGACGAACCAGCTATCCCCCTGCTCTAAATAAAGTGATGCCTGGGTAGGATGTAAAGTTGATATATGCCTTTTGCGAAGCCGCGTCATGGGCCGCAGGTAGCTGAAAAGGCAGCCATAAAGGTAAGCCAAAATGACGAAGCGAATGGTTGAGAGTGAAAGAAAACCGTGTTCTCTTGCATACGAACGGCCGCAATCAATAGAAAAGCAGCACAATATTTCCCTCTAGTCTCATGACTGATAGACAAACCTATTCAGCTGATCATCCTCGTGTCTTTGTCAGAGTCTCTGTCCGCTCCCGGCGATTAGCGGCGCTGCTCTCAGTGGGTCAGTCCCTCTAATTTAGCGGCCGTCACGCGTTCCAACCCCGCCCCCGCCGGCGGATGCTTCGGTGCATACCTACCTCTCCAAGATCTTGGTCTAGGCCGGAATAGGAGCATCCTCAGATCTTTTGACCATCAGCATCGGCCCTCGCAACatttcttttccctctttcctCCCTCTCTCCACTTCCTCGCTGCGGCCGATAAACACGTCCATCGGTTCCTTGTTGTTTACATCTCTCAATCTCTATAAGAACCGAGGACGTCGAGGCGCTCCTCGACTTTTTGTCGCAATCATGTTTGACCTCTTCCCTATGATCTTGTCGTAAGCTTGTCCCACCACCATCGTCATGAGCCGTCATGACCCGCGACGGTGACCAGAACCACCTCCGATCGCTAACTGTTTGTCTCCAGCTCTGTCGCCTCGTTTCTCTTCCCCATTTTTGCCTCTTACAAGGCACTCAAGACCCATGATCCCGCCGAGCTGACACCATGGCTCATGTACTGGGTCGTGCTCAGCTGTTGTCTCCTCGCTGAATCCTGGGTCTGGTTCATTGTGTCATGGTGAGCTTGCGCCAGTTTGACTTCCGCTAGCTCTAGCTAACTTCCTGTCAAGGATCCCCCTCTACGGCTACTtccgcctcctcttcctcctctaccTCATCCTCCCCCAGACCCAGGGCGCCCGGCGCATATACGAGGACAAGATCCACCCGTGGCTCGAGGAGAACGAGACCCAGATTGACGACTTTATCGCGAGCGCCCACGAACGCTTGACCGCCGCCGGCATCGCCTACCTCAAGCTCGCCATCGAGCAGTTCAAGACAAAGGTCCTCGGCCTCCCGCCCTCGGAGCAGGCCTCGCCTCCTCCAGAGCCTGCCCAGAGCTACACCCAGTCGCTGCTCTCGCGGTTTAGCGTCCCCGCAGCGAGATGGACTGGCGATGCCAACAACAGCACCGGCACCGACTTTTACAGTCTGCTTTCCAGTGCTGTCGCGGCCGCTACCAACGCGGGTGCAAGTGCGGCTGGCACGAGGACTGCCGGCGGCAATGTTACCAACACAGGCACCCTGATCCCACCTCACCTCCGAGACTCCAATGAGAGGATGACCTTTATTTCTGCTCAGCGCGACCGTCTAAACATTCTCCTTACTGCGCTAGACCGTGAGGCTCAGGATCTGCGCAACGAGACCCAGCGGGCGCAAACACGCGCAGCCCACCGCCGCGCACCATCCATGTCCTACGACGGAACCGAAGACGACGAGCCGACCCAGCGACCTCCCAGCGGTCTCAGCGGATGGAGCGGCATGAGCAAGAGCCGCAGCGAGACCGACTTTGAGAGGATTGACGCCGAGAGCGGTACCGAGGACGACGGCACGGTGCGCCGACGAAATATGGGAGCCGGTACTAGAAACACATCTGGCACATGGGTTCCGTGGGGATGGGGTGGTGACGCTTCTCCCGGGGGCGGAGCGAGGTCCTCCGGAATGGAAAGATAGAGACGCCGTTCTCGGAGACAGGCATTGCAGGAGTTTTGGTCTTGCGGGTAGACAATAGGACCTGAAGGTGTTTCTTGATATGGGATTGGGATCATTGGAGGACATTGATAATCGCATCCAGGAATTAGGTTGAGCAGAATCGATATGCACATCTATAGACGAGGTGTATATCCCCTCTCTTCAGTCATGTCCCCTGATGCGACAGTTTGCTCCATTCGCCAAACCCACATGTTTCTGTTTCATCCATACCGTGCATCATTGATATATCTTACAGTCGTCCAACGTTTTTTTACCCTGAACCAATCCTCGTTCTATACACATGAAAAGTACACGGGGAGTGATACATCTCCCCTACCCAATTAGTCATGGCGTTAAACATGTCATTTCTTTAAACCAGCTTGTAGGGGAACACTGGCTCGGCGAGACCCTTCTTGTACCAAAaggtcctcttcttcttggtcgtGACGTGCTCGACCCAGCGCTCTTCCATGTAGTGCTTGCGGAACCAGCGCAGGAAGACGGGGTCCCAGAGCTCAGAAGCGATACCGAGGTCCTTGCAGCATCGCATCAGGGCGTTGGACTTGCAGCCCTCGATGGCGGCGGGGAGACCCTCGGCAGAGAAGTAGTTGTTGACACCCTGCGCTTGGGAGACGAAGCTGGCCATGTGTTAGTTTCTGTTGCTATTGGCAAAGCATTGGAGACTTACCGGCCGTTGACGATGAGTGCGTACTCGCGCGTCACGATATTAGTTCCCACAACCACCTCTCCACGGTTCACCATACCCCATCCCATAGGTCCAAACGCCTCATTCAGCCGCCGCCTGTACTTGACTTCTGGCAGATAGACGATACCATCAGGTTTAACCTCAACGTCGTCCGGGTTGATTGGCCGCGCGAGGACCCTATTCTGTTCCGCAGTGACGGGCCGGGACCCAATTCCAAACCAGCTCTTCTCCCAGTCAACCTCATGGGGCGCATCCGCGTGCTTGCCATCCCAAATGCGAGGCGAGCCTAGAGGCTCCTGGCGCGGCTTTGACTCGCTCAGTGACTGCTCAGCCACAGGCGCAGGCTGGTACGGGTTGCTCGGGCCGCTTGAGGTGCTTGCGGCCGGcttggaagaagaaggctttgCTTTGGAGACGGGCTTCGCTTTGGCGTATGTGGGCGCCGGGACTGGCTTGGCGGCAGACTTCGCTGCAGACTTTACAGCGGGCTTCGAGACATCCTCCTGGTTCACCTGTGTGACGTCCTCGGAGGGCTTCTGAAGCGTAACATCAGGCTTCGCACTCGAATTGTCGCTGCTCTCCGTCGTGGAGGGGACGGCGGTGGCAGAGGGTGCGGCGGTCTTGGTCGCCTCGGTGGAATAGCGCATCAGAGGTGCAATTGGGCGAGCCCGGGCGAAAGGCAGCCTCTGGGCCGCGAAGAGAGCCCGGCGAGGGACGAACATGGTGAATGTGACGGTGGGGGTGGGGAGAGGTCGTCGAGGATATACACCTAGAAAAGTTGCTTGAGAGCGCTGGTGATAATTTTGGTCCATGACAGTATCGTCGGGCGAATAGAAAGTCCGGGACACAGTATGGAGACAGTGCACGGGCTTgtcatgatggcttcatTCTTGAGGAGGTAGAGTGAAGAGATGGGCTTGAGAAGCTCTAATGATACACTTTTGATACACTTCCGGTATAATCGGACACTCTTATCGTACAGTCCAGTATTCGACTCTTAAGCATCCTTCATATCGGTGcgcttgtcgttgtcgtgAGCTTTCCAGCACCGTTTGAATTCCTCCATCTGGATACCATCAGTATTGCTTAATGAGCCTAGAGAAGAGTCTCTAAAATGATAGAGAAGCAGTAGATATGGGAGTTAACTCACCTCTGAAGCGCATGCGCGCCAATCCTTCTTTTCGAAGTAGCAATCCGTCATCTTGGTGTTTTCTTCTATACATCCGAGTCAGCAACCACCAAAATCTCCCTTGACCCCCAACAATAAACCCCAACACCGAGACCGGATAAGTAAAGCGCAACAACCGCGCAACTCCATCCAAGTCTTTGTGTggatttcttttcttttgcaAACTCACCTGCGCATCCGGTGCTAAAGATCCGCTTGTCCCTGCATCAGCGGCAATTAAAGGTCCTCGGCTTTAGCAGGAGATACTCTCGGGTGAAAACAAAGGGAGGGCAAACTCACCACTCATCGGgttcatcgtcgtcttcctcctccgccttttGCTGCGCCTGGCTCTCTTCCTTGgtcatttttttttaatcgtATATTTAAAGATCACGTGTATCTTTttcttgtcgtcgttgttgTTGCAAAGAGAAAGTCAGGTGGTTCGAGGCGGAAAATTGGCCGAGGCGAGATCCAACAAAAAGTCAAGTGACAAAGAAAAGAGACGAGCTCATCGAGAGACTTCAACACACCCCGGAAGCGGAACAACACAGACCAACAATGGCCCCGGCCAAGCTCAACGTGCTCGTCTATACAGGTTCGAATTGCCTCATTCATCTCGCTCGATTTCCCTCGTGCTGATTCAACTTTGCAAAAAAAGGCCTCGGCACTACTGTCGAGTCTGTCAAGCATTGCATATGGACTCTTCGCCGTCTGCTCGGACCTAATTATGCCGTTATTCCCATCACTGAGACTATTCTACTCAAGGAACCATGGGCGTCAACATGCGCCATGCTCGTGTTCCCGGGTGGTGGTGACTTGGGCTACTGCCAGGCGCTGAATGGCGAGGGAAATCGCCGCATCAGCGACTTTGTACGGAAGGGCGGCGCATACCTGGGCTTTTGCGCCGGAGGCTACTACGGAAGCCGAAGATGCGAATTTGAAGTTGGAAACAAGCCTCTCGAGGTCATCGGCAGTAGGGAGCTTGGCTTCTTCCCTGGAACTTGTCGCGGAGGAGCCTTCAAGGGCTTTGAGTATCGCAGTGAAAGCGGAGCTAGGGTTGTGCAGCTCAAGGTATTCAAGGAAGCCTTTGAGCAGGAAGTCGAATCCGAGATCGTCTCGTACTACAACGGTGGTGGCATTTTTGTTGATGCTGCTTCCATCAAGGAGAGAAAGGTCGAGGTTCTGGCTTCCTATGAAGAGGAGACAGATGTTGATGGCGGAGATGGCAAGGCGGCTGTTGTTCTCTGCACCGTTGGCAGTGGAAAGGCATTACTCACTGGTCCTCACCCTGAGTAAGAACCATCCCCAGTGTTCCTTGCCATGAACTCACTAACACCGTCCAGGTTCGCTGCCATCAACTTGCACCCCCATCCGACCATCCCCGGCTATGACGAGCTGATCAGCAGGCTAGCCGACGCTGACAAGCCTCGAGCCGAATTTCTCAAGGCATGTCTGACCAAGTTGGGCCTCGAGGTCAGCCAGCATGACTCTGGTATCCCGTCTCTTTCACGCCTCCACATCTCATCCATCGACGACACTGGAGTATCGGAGCTGCTAGCCGACTGGGCCGACATCATCGACAAGGAAGACGGCGAAGAATGGATCCGGGCAGAGACGGACACGTTCCACATTCAAAACGAGGATACCATCTGGAGTGTTGAGGGTCTGCAACAGTCCCTAGCAGAGACGAACGGCTCCAGCATGTCTGAAAATGGCATCATCGACTACACAAAagtcatcaagaagatctTTCCCCACGAGAAGGGCCATCCGCATCCGAAGCTTACTCCTCAATTCAATCATGGCCTGTACTTTTCAGGGTTGAAGCGTTACCGACAGATTGAGCCCACAGCTCAGGATTGGGGTAACTTGCTCATGTATGGCGAGGTCCTGACCAGCACAAACACCATCCTCGAGAAGTACGTAGCTGTATACCCTTTCACTATTTATCAGTCAATACTAACTGTGCTAGAAACCCCAAGCTCATGTCAAAACTCCCGACTGGCTTCACAGTTGCAGCCACCACTCAGGTTGCCGGCCGAGGTCGTGGAAACAATGTCTGGATTGCACCCCCTGGAATGCTCATCTACTCCGTCGTTATCAATCATCCCGCTCACCTCGCCGTATCTCGCCCTGTGGTGTTTATCCAGTACATTGCCGCCGTGGCTATGGTTGAAGCCGTCCAGTCGTACGACCGCGGCTATGAGAACATCCCCATCAAGCTCAAGTGGCCCAACGACCTTTGTAAGTAGTAGACTATCGTTGTTACAGTCTCGATACTGACAGTCTGATAGATGCTCTCGATCCCACAAAGTCGGCAGACAAGCCTCACTACGTCAAAGTCGGCGGCATCCTGTCTCAGTGCCTCTACTTCAACGGCGCCTACCAAATCATCCTTGGTATCGGTCTCAACACCACAAACCCTCGTCCGACAATGTCTATATCCGATCTCGTCCCGCCCGGTGCCCCTGAGCTACACCTCGAGACCCTCCTTGCCCGTGTACTAACCCGCCTC
The window above is part of the Fusarium falciforme chromosome 3, complete sequence genome. Proteins encoded here:
- a CDS encoding FAD-binding-3 domain-containing protein; the protein is MSNIDKTSVIVVGGSLVGLSTALFLSKQQVPVILLERHKGSSAHPRAIGYTARTLEILRSFDVESRLPKAQWKGGPPRRIVVESLTGKWQDEKHWTPKPAGPKDGAKPKSQEDYSPVSGIASAQDKIEPVLRECAIESGADLRLGWKVTSWSQNDHGVAVTAVSSDGTERQIEAKYLVACDGARSPIREQLGIKRDGVGFLQTLRSILFRCAPIDHYLDRGYSQFQIEGREDGFKGFMTNYGERRWALMWNPTEGSSDNPMDEATQKDSIRKAIGKDIPDSDIELITTGEWDLCGLVAEKFSSGRIFLAGDAAHALPPNRGGYGANTGISDAHNLAWKLAAILKGHSSPELLDTYDAERHPVALVRHDQIFARDDYQRFLVDREWKSEGVQILDDVAMEFGQIYHSKSISGADENLPPAKRPDEWQGQPGTRAPHILMQRGGETISSLDLFGQGWVLVSKDEAWRTTAEEATGIECSFVKIGDEVDETNQGEFSEAFGVDDTGAVLVRPDGYIAWRAATKPQDGLDSLREVLARVSCSVV
- a CDS encoding Protein YOP1, with product MFDLFPMILSSVASFLFPIFASYKALKTHDPAELTPWLMYWVVLSCCLLAESWVWFIVSWIPLYGYFRLLFLLYLILPQTQGARRIYEDKIHPWLEENETQIDDFIASAHERLTAAGIAYLKLAIEQFKTKVLGLPPSEQASPPPEPAQSYTQSLLSRFSVPAARWTGDANNSTGTDFYSLLSSAVAAATNAGASAAGTRTAGGNVTNTGTLIPPHLRDSNERMTFISAQRDRLNILLTALDREAQDLRNETQRAQTRAAHRRAPSMSYDGTEDDEPTQRPPSGLSGWSGMSKSRSETDFERIDAESGTEDDGTVRRRNMGAGTRNTSGTWVPWGWGGDASPGGGARSSGMER
- a CDS encoding BPL/LPL catalytic domain-containing protein, with the translated sequence MAPAKLNVLVYTGLGTTVESVKHCIWTLRRLLGPNYAVIPITETILLKEPWASTCAMLVFPGGGDLGYCQALNGEGNRRISDFVRKGGAYLGFCAGGYYGSRRCEFEVGNKPLEVIGSRELGFFPGTCRGGAFKGFEYRSESGARVVQLKVFKEAFEQEVESEIVSYYNGGGIFVDAASIKERKVEVLASYEEETDVDGGDGKAAVVLCTVGSGKALLTGPHPEFAAINLHPHPTIPGYDELISRLADADKPRAEFLKACLTKLGLEVSQHDSGIPSLSRLHISSIDDTGVSELLADWADIIDKEDGEEWIRAETDTFHIQNEDTIWSVEGLQQSLAETNGSSMSENGIIDYTKVIKKIFPHEKGHPHPKLTPQFNHGLYFSGLKRYRQIEPTAQDWGNLLMYGEVLTSTNTILEKNPKLMSKLPTGFTVAATTQVAGRGRGNNVWIAPPGMLIYSVVINHPAHLAVSRPVVFIQYIAAVAMVEAVQSYDRGYENIPIKLKWPNDLYALDPTKSADKPHYVKVGGILSQCLYFNGAYQIILGIGLNTTNPRPTMSISDLVPPGAPELHLETLLARVLTRLEAIYAQFLREGFSRDLEARYYRHWLHTGQAVTLEAEGGVKARVLGITRDWGMLRAEETDASGRATGKIWTLQSDENSFDYWKGLLSKDTYFTMLSYRHFNMWFLYFLLWQVLSVGCLSSDTTTASEIVLFPFPEGSPIEVQSSTGSVESDSPWSESPFTKVWNADQDRDEESTTGNFFGFISTISLAPQTSLEDTWSTETVTHEDETAFPTVTLVDEDDTSSLGRETANETNVETTFEIPTLELPSVSSSSTGSSLSFTTLPRATTTAEEWPTPEVTTTVPGTAPGLSPGQIIGIVTGTIASLVVVIVVILLFLLCRRRKHRAASRRPTIRLVGGPDPDPTERGSQIYLPVMQRQVVDSRDLLAGGVRRSGSPSRRSDRTVSELSPSEAAEGRDTIDGIVDGYTSSVYSQPSDQGDSRGGTRSYADFSH